One Microplitis mediator isolate UGA2020A chromosome 3, iyMicMedi2.1, whole genome shotgun sequence DNA segment encodes these proteins:
- the LOC130664730 gene encoding alkaline phosphatase-like, which translates to MSLLFKIYLIIYNFYLISAAEDANYWTYIAKDELKESLSYSWNKNIAKNVILFIGDGMSIDTITASRIYHNGETSYLAWEKFPHVGLLKTYNTNLKVPDSASTATALFSGIKTNTLVVGVDNNVVLNDCNSSLKPEYHTKSIIEWAQNVGKDTGFVTTTRVTHATPAPLYAHSPNRNWECENKVPVGAKKCKDIARQLIEDDPGRNIKVIMGGGRQMLKSNVTGTKIDPIDTWACYSSDGRNLIEDWARDKALKNARHQVVQNNKQLRAVDPDDVDFLMGIFANGYLNMDWERVDGPEGQPSLEEMTTMAIKVLRKAPKGFLLVVEGGLIDVAHHHGNAAQALRETVRLSDAINATLQMVDLDDTLVIVTSDHSHSMAFNGYPERNSTVLDAPQKLNFDGMAYPILSYSTGIFDDMAHKISNDNATGINPNSNNKSDYSYGQKAAFIRAEAYHGGGDVPIYAIGPYAHLFHSTHEQNYVAHVIGYAAQIGPYANAANQLNRKWIVIITCSIIYVVYYCSNTYF; encoded by the exons ATGTCactattattcaaaatttatctgattatttataatttttacttgatctCTGCAGCAGAAG atgcaAATTACTGGACTTATATAGCGAAAGATGAATTGAAAGAGTCGTTGTCATATTcatggaataaaaatattgcgaaaaatgtaatattatttattggcgATGGCATGAGTATCGATACGATAACAGCAAGTAGAATTTACCATAATGGAGAGACAAGTTATCttgcatgggaaaaatttccTCATGTTGGCTTATTAAAG ACTTATAATACTAATCTGAAGGTACCAGATTCAGCGTCGACGGCAACAGCGCTTTTTAGCGGAATCAAAACCAATACTTTAGTAGTTGGAGTTGATAATAATGTAGTTCTAAATGACTGCAACAGTAGTTTGAAACCAGAGTATCACACTAAATCAATTATTGAGTGGGCGCAAAATGTAGGAAAAGATACCG GTTTTGTAACAACGACAAGAGTAACACATGCGACACCAGCTCCTTTGTACGCTCACTCACCAAATCGTAATTGGGAATGTGAAAACAAAGTCCCAGTTGGAGCTAAAAAATGCAAAGACATTGCGCGTCAATTGATTGAAGACGATCCGGGAAGAAACATAAAAGTTATTATGGGTGGTGGGCGCCAGATGCTTAAATCTAACGTAACGGGAACTAAAATAGATCCTATTGATACGTGGGCATGTTACAGTAGCGATGGGCGAAATTTAATAGAGGATTGGGCGCGAGATAAGGCTCTGAAAAATGCCAGGCACCAGGTTGTCCAAAATAACAAGCAATTGAGGGCCGTAGATCCTGATGATGTAGATTTTTTGATGGGGATCTTTGCCAATGGATATTTGAACATGGACTGGGAGAGAGTTGATGGCCCAGAAGGGCAGCCTAGTCTCGAAGAGATGACCACAATGGCAATTAAGGTGCTGCGGAAGGCGCCCAAGGGTTTTTTGTTAGTG GTTGAAGGTGGACTAATTGATGTCGCTCATCACCACGGGAATGCTGCTCAAGCACTCCGTGAAACTGTCAGATTATCGGATGCTATCAATGCCACTTTGCAGATGGTCGATTTAGATGACACTCTGGTAATAGTTACTAGTGATCACTCGCATTCCATGGCTTTCAATGGCTACCCTGAAAGAAATTCAACGGTTTTAG atgcccctcaaaaattgaatttcgaTGGCATGGCATATCCTATATTGTCTTACAGTACAGGAATATTTGATGACATGGCTCATAAAATAAGCAACGACAACGCAACCGGGATAAATCCTAATAGTAACAATAAATCGGATTATAGTTACGGCCAAAAAGCAGCATTTATTAGGGCTGAAGCTTATCATGGCGGCGGCGATGTTCCGATTTATGCTATAG GACCTTACgcacatttatttcattcaacgCACGAACAAAATTACGTTGCACACGTGATTGGCTATGCGGCGCAAATTGGACCGTACGCCAATGCTGCTAATCAGCTAAACCGAAAGTGGATTGTGATAATTACATgttctatcatatatgtagTATACTATTGCTCAAATACATATTTCTGA
- the LOC130665380 gene encoding uncharacterized protein LOC130665380, with translation MDNTLLADKPTLVRRVSDLLKDGSQSTPLLFNNPSIQKLRHCCQNLNLFPYLIYSLGDSETTNPEKFTLTQLTRRISEKIFPLYANVHSSIRQKTPHHTHNLKSTATEILPENLPRKITYEYFEKNSIRQTVKRQRSLLLIYSIYLTQIILVTQLLTLLSLMFYGKFSPGFIFLFTTLLLLCSIIIKIFFAENPSPRKRLNRSKRKND, from the coding sequence ATGGAAGCCAAAGTACGCCATTGCTCTTCAACAATCCATCGATTCAAAAACTGCGTCACTGCTGCCAAAATCTTAATCTCTTCCCCTACTTGATCTATTCACTGGGGGATTCAGAAACGACAAATCCCGAAAAATTCACATTAACTCAATTAACCCGAcgaatttcagaaaaaatatttcctcTTTACGCCAATGTCCACTCTTCCATACGTCAAAAAACTCCACATCACACGCATAACCTCAAATCTACTGCAACGGAAATTTTACCGGAAAATTTACCCAGAAAAATTACTTATgaatattttgagaaaaattccATCAGGCAGACAGTTAAAAGACAGcgctcattattattaatctacTCTATTTATCTCACACAAATAATTCTCGTAACTCAATTACTAACATTATTGAGTCTTATGTTTTATGGTAAATTTTCACCgggttttatatttttattcaccacattattattactctgctctataataattaaaattttctttgcgGAAAATCCTTCCCCGAGGAAGAGATTAAATCGAAGTAAgcgaaaaaatgattaa